The Primulina huaijiensis isolate GDHJ02 unplaced genomic scaffold, ASM1229523v2 scaffold207464, whole genome shotgun sequence genome window below encodes:
- the LOC140966630 gene encoding protein BOBBER 1-like: MAILSDYEEDDQKKPATSAPPARKQFNAALDPSDPFGFLEKVFEFVARESDLFRSDSLVSDVNAVLKMVKDKVELEEEKKKKKSREAKVEVDRKVEKSVKEEVPPQPSTSTAVKTEEVKVEQGSETQVEMEKNGLR, encoded by the coding sequence ATGGCGATACTCTCCGACTACGAGGAAGACGACCAGAAGAAGCCGGCGACATCGGCTCCGCCAGCGAGGAAACAGTTCAACGCTGCCCTCGATCCGTCGGATCCGTTTGGGTTTTTGGAGAAGGTGTTCGAGTTCGTCGCGCGAGAGAGCGACTTGTTTAGGAGCGATTCGTTGGTGAGTGATGTGAATGCGGTGTTGAAGATGGTGAAAGATAAAGTGGAgttggaggaggagaagaagaagaagaagagtagAGAAGCGAAGGTGGAAGTAGATAGAAAAGTTGAGAAAAGTGTTAAGGAGGAGGTTCCGCCTCAGCCTTCGACGTCGACGGCTGTGAAGACGGAGGAGGTAAAGGTAGAGCAAGGAAGTGAGACTCAAGTTGAAATGGAGAAGAATGGGCTTCGAG